The genomic stretch CCAGACCGACAACTGGAAAAGGAATACACATGAAAACCACCTTCGCCATCCTCGCCTTCGCTGCCCTTGCCATCAGCGCACCTGCGCTTGCCGCCGACGATCACGCCGCGCATCAGGGTGCCATGGGCAACATGCACGACGCCGCCGGGATGATGTCCGATGGCACGGTGAAAAAGCTCGACGCGGCGGCAGGCAAGCTCACCATCAGCCACGGCCCGCTCGCCAACCTCGACATGCCACCGATGACCATGGTGTTCCGCGCCAGCGATCCTGCCCTGCTGAACGGCGTGAAGGTTGGCGACAAGATCCGCTTCAAGGCAGAGCGCGTCGGTGGTGCCTTTACCGTGACCGAACTGGAAGTCGCCAAGTAATTCACCTGCCCGATTGATGGCGTCACGGGGGCTCAGCATGAAATCGTGCAGCCCCCAATTGAATCCTGCGCCGGAAGGGACGGCATGCCCCACATGGATTCGCCATTCGCGAGACTCGCGTGCCTGAGACCTGCTTTCATCAAGGCCACCATGACTGATCTGCGTACTCCCCGACGCTTGCTGGCATCGTCATTCCTGCTTGCCGCACTGGGTGCCGGCCCGGCGCTGGCCGACGGCCCGATGCTCGGCGCCACCGTCGCCGGGTTGATCGAACATGCCCGCCTCCACAACCCGGACTTTGCTGCACAACGGGCCGAGGCCGAAGCCGCGCACGAGCGCATCGAACCCGCCGGCGCCTTGCCCGACCCGAAGTTTCAGATCGAGCTGATGGATACCACCAACACCATGCGTGGTGGCCGCACGACGATTCTCCCGGGCGAGGTGGGCGAAACCCGGTATCGCGTGGTGCAGTCGTTTCCGGCCTGGGGCAAGCGCGAACTCGACGTCCGCGCCGCCACCGCACGTGCAGGACGCGCCGACGCCGGCCGCGAAGCAGTGTGGCTGGAGCTGAGCGCGAGCATCAAGGCCGCGTGGCTGCGCTACTACGCAGCCGACCGCGAAGCCGTATTGAACCGGGACGCACTGCGCCTGCTGCAGGGCCTTGAGGAAATCACCCTTTCACGCTACCGCCACGGCCTGCTGCCGCAGCAGGCCGTACTGCGCGCGCAACGCGAGATCACCGCCCAGCGTCTATCCCTGGTTGCCGTCGAGCAGCGCCGCCGCACGGCCACCGCCGCCCTCAACGCGCTCCTCGCGCGCACGCCGGGCAGCCCGCTTGCCGCACCGGCGGAACCGGCGCCGCTCGCCGACCTGCCGCCCATCGACCAGCTGCTGACACATACCCGCGACCGTAACCCGCTGCTCGCAGCCGAAGCCGCCGGCGTTGAAGCCGCCCGCTTCGAGCGCGACCGCACCTGGCGTGACCGCTACCCGGACTTCAGCATCGGCCTCACCAACAACCGCCCGCGGGGCGGCGAGTCGTCCTGGGATCTGATGTTCGAAGTCATGATTCCGCTGCAGCAATCGGCACGGCGGGCCCGCGAGCGCGAGGCGACCTACATGCTGACGGCTGCCGATGCGCGCCGCGATGCGGCGGAAGCGAAGCTGCACGGCGAACTTGGCAGCGCACATGCAGCCTATACCGCCGGCCACGACACCCTGCGCCTGTTGCGCGGCACCCTGCTGCCGCAGGCTGAAGCCACCCGGGACGCCAGTCGCTCGGCCTTTTCCGCCGGCAGCGTCGATTTTGACACCGTGCTCGAAGCCGAACGCCAACTGGTGGACACCCGTCTTGCCCTGCTGCAGGCCGATCTCGACACACGCCTTGCATTGACCGAACTCGAAAAGATTGCTGGAGACCTGCCGTGAACTCGAGCCTGAATCGCCCGCTGACCGCGCTTGCGGTCGCACTCGCCCTTGGCGCAGGCTACTGGGCAGGCAGCCGTAACGACGCCATGCCCGACACGATGAACACGGCAGCAGCGCCTGCAGGCACTGCGCAAGGCGACGCCAGCGGTGAGGCGCGCAAGATTCTTTATTACCGCAACCCGATGGGCCTGCCCGACACCTCGCCCGAGCCCAAGAAGGACTCGATGGGGATGGACTACATTCCGGTGTATGCCGACGACGCCCCGGACGACAGCGGTGTGGTCCGTGTCAGCCCTGCGCGGGTACAGACCCTGGGGGTGAAGACCGCGCTGGCCGAAAGCAAGGTGCTCGACGCCGTTGTTCGCGCCGTGGGTCGTATCGAAGTCAATGAACGCGCCGTGGTCGACGTTGCCCCCCGCTTCGAAGGCTGGATCGAACGCCTTTACGTCAATGCCGTGGGCGACCCGGTTCGCCGCGGCCAGCCGCTGTTTTCGGTGTACAGCCCCGAGCTGCAATCCGCAGGCGATGAGCTGAATATTGCCGAACGCCTGCAGCGCAGCAGCGCCGGCAACGACCCCGTCGCCGCCGAATCGGCGGCCCGCCTCGCCGATGCCACCCGCGCACGCCTGCGCAACTGGGAGATCGCGGCGCCGGCCGGCGGAAAAGTCCCGTCGCGCCAGACCTTCAACGCCCCCGCCAATGGCGTGGTGCTGGAAAACGCGCGGTTCAGGGCGCACGTTCATGGCAGGCGAGGCGATCTACCGCATTGCCGACCTCTCCACCGTGTGGGTCATCGCCGACATCTTCGAGCAGGACCTGGCCCGGGTGAGGGTCGGCCAGACTGCCACGGTCAGCCTCGACGCCTTCCCCGGACGCAGCTTTGAGGCCCACGTCGATTATCTCTACCCCACGCTCAACAGCGCCACCCGCTCCACGCCGGTGCGACTGACGCTCGACAATCGTGACGGGCTGCTGCGCCCGGCATGTTCGCGCATGTCGACCTGGCCAGCGCTGGCGCTGCGCCACGCGTGACCGTGCCGATTTCGGCAGTGATCGACGATGGCGCCCGTCAGGTCGTGCTGCTCGCCCTCGACGAGGGCCGCTTCAAGCCGCAGCCGGTCAAGCTCGGACAACGCGGACGCACCGAGGTGGAAGTGCTCGACGGCGTGCAGGCAGGCGACCGCGTGGTGGTGTCGGCCAACTTCCTGATCGACTCTGAGAGTCAGCTCA from Parazoarcus communis encodes the following:
- a CDS encoding copper-binding protein — encoded protein: MKTTFAILAFAALAISAPALAADDHAAHQGAMGNMHDAAGMMSDGTVKKLDAAAGKLTISHGPLANLDMPPMTMVFRASDPALLNGVKVGDKIRFKAERVGGAFTVTELEVAK
- a CDS encoding TolC family protein, yielding MTDLRTPRRLLASSFLLAALGAGPALADGPMLGATVAGLIEHARLHNPDFAAQRAEAEAAHERIEPAGALPDPKFQIELMDTTNTMRGGRTTILPGEVGETRYRVVQSFPAWGKRELDVRAATARAGRADAGREAVWLELSASIKAAWLRYYAADREAVLNRDALRLLQGLEEITLSRYRHGLLPQQAVLRAQREITAQRLSLVAVEQRRRTATAALNALLARTPGSPLAAPAEPAPLADLPPIDQLLTHTRDRNPLLAAEAAGVEAARFERDRTWRDRYPDFSIGLTNNRPRGGESSWDLMFEVMIPLQQSARRAREREATYMLTAADARRDAAEAKLHGELGSAHAAYTAGHDTLRLLRGTLLPQAEATRDASRSAFSAGSVDFDTVLEAERQLVDTRLALLQADLDTRLALTELEKIAGDLP